The following proteins are co-located in the Phaenicophaeus curvirostris isolate KB17595 chromosome 12, BPBGC_Pcur_1.0, whole genome shotgun sequence genome:
- the NEDD4 gene encoding E3 ubiquitin-protein ligase NEDD4 isoform X2, translating to MERPYTFKDFVLHPRSHKSRVKGHLRLKMTYLPKSNGSEEETTEQAEELEPGWIILDQPDAASQPQQEQQESPPLPSGWEERQDILGRTYYVNHEFRRTQWKRPTAQDNVAVADIGSVQLEAQHVFTHRRQISEDTENLDSRDSPESWEIITEDEATMYSSQNLQIPLSLSNCDIQTHLAEELNARLTTSGSSATGQSAAYTNHSSRRGSLQTYRVEEQPAHPVLLPTSSGLPPGWEERQDEKGRSYYIDHNSRTTTWIKPVVQIAVETGQLSTAHSISMGRQPQATSSDSSQQSSHQQPEMEQGFLPKGWEVRHAPNGRPFFIDHNTKTTTWEDPRLKSSAHVRRKTSLDPVDLGPLPPGWEERTHTDGRIFFINHNTKKTQWEDPRLQNVAITGPAVPYSRDYKRKYEFFRKKLKKQSDIPNRFEMKIHRTTILEDSYRRIIAVKRADFLKARLWIEFDGEKGLDYGGVAREWFFLLSKEMFNPYYGLFEYSATDNYTLQINPNSGLCNEDHLSYFKFIGRVAGMAVYHGKLLDAFFIRPFYKMMLQKPITLHDMESVDSEYYNSLRWILENDPTELDLRFIVDEELFGQTHQHELKSGGSEIVVTNKNKRDYIHLVIQWRFVSRVQKQMAAFKEGFFELIPQDLIKIFDENELELLMCGLGDVDVADWKLHTKYKNGYNINHQVIQWFWKAVLMMDSEKRIRLLQFVTGTSRVPMNGFAELYGSNGPQLFTVEQWGTPEKLPRAHTCFNRLDLPPYDSFEDLWDKLLLAIENTQGFDGVD from the exons CCTGGGTGGATTATATTGGACCAACCAGATGCTGCTAGCCAGCCACAACAGGAGCAGCAGGAATCTCCTCCACTACCTTCGGGTTgggaagaaaggcaagacaTCCTTGGCAGGACCTACTATGTTAATCATGAATTCAGAAGAACACAGTGGAAGAGACCAACTGCTCA GGACAACGTGGCTGTTGCAGATATCGGCAGTGTGCAGCTGGAGGCCCAGCATGTGTTCACTCACCGGCGACAGATATCAGAGGATACAGAAAATCTAGACAGCAGAGATTCTCCTGAG agctGGGAAATTATAACTGAAGATGAGGCAACAATGTACAGCAGTCAGAACCTTCAAATACCTCTGTCTCTGAGTAATTGTGATATACAGACTCATCTTGCAGAAGAATTGAATGCTAGACTTACTACCTCTGGAAGTTCAGCTACTGGCCAGTCAGCAGCCTACACC AACCATTCCAGCAGAAGAGGTAGTCTGCAAACATACCGAGTTGAAGAGCAGCCTGCACACCCAGTG TTACTACCTACTTCATCTGGGTTACCCCCAGGCTGGGAAGAAAGACAAGATGAAAAAGGGAGGTCGTATTATATAGATCACAATTCTAGAACCACTACTTGGATAAAGCCGGTGGTACAG ATTGCTGTGGAAACAGGTCAGTTGTCGACTGCACATAGTATTTCTATGGGAAGACAACCACAAGCAACATCAAGTGATTCATCCCAACAGTCTTCTCATCAACAGCCTGAAATGGAGCAAGGGTTTCTCCCTAAAGGCTGGGAAGTCCGACATGCACCCAATGGGAGACCGTTCTTTATTGACCACAATACCAAAACTACGACATGG gaagATCCAAGACTGAAAAGTTCTGCTCATGTGAGGAGAAAGACTTCCCTAGATCCAGTAGACTTGGGCCCATTACCA CCAGGTTGGGAAGAGAGAACGCACACAGATGGAAGAATATTCTTCATAAACCACA atacaaagaaaacacaatggGAAGATCCTCGACTGCAGAATGTGGCAATAACTGGACCA gctGTGCCTTACTCCAGGGACTACAAGCGGAAGTACGAGTTCTTCAGAAAGAAGTTGAAGAAACAG agtGATATTCCAAAtagatttgaaatgaaaattcatCGCACAACAATACTTGAAGATTCGTATAGAAGAATTATAGCTGTAAAGAGAGCAGATTTCCTGAAAGCAAGACTTTGGATTGAATTTGATGGCGAAAAAGGTTTAGACTATGGAGGAGTGGCCAGGGAAtggttcttccttctctctaaagAAATGTTTAATCCTTACTATGGATTGTTTGAATATTCAGCAAC AGATAATTATACTCTACAGATCAATCCAAACTCTGGACTTTGCAATGAGGATCATCTCTCCTATTTCAAGTTTATAGGTCGTGTAGCTGGAATGGCTGTTTATCATGGCAAACTTTTGGATG CCTTTTTTATTCGTCCTTTTTACAAGATGATGCTCCAGAAACCAATAACACTTCACGATATGGAGTCTGTG GATAGTGAGTATTACAATTCTCTGAGATGGATTCTTGAGAATGATCCAACAGAGCTGGACCTCAGATTTATAGTTGATGAAGAACTTTTTGGTCAG ACCCATCAACATGAACTGAAAAGTGGTGGATCAGAAATAGTTGTCACCAACAAGAACAAGAGAGACTACATTCA TCTTGTAATTCAGTGGAGATTTGTGAGCAGAGTACAGAAGCAAATGGCAGCCTTTAAAGAG GGCTTTTTTGAATTAATACCACAGGATCTGATTAAAATTTTTGATGAAAATGAGCTAGAG TTATTAATGTGTGGACTGGGAGATGTGGATGTAGCTGACTGGAAACTGCATACGAAATACAAAAATGGCTACAACATAAACCATCAAGTAATACAGTGGTTCTGGAAG GCAGTCTTAATGATGGACTCTGAGAAGAGAATAAGATTGCTTCAATTTGTTACTGGCACATCACGCGTACCTATGAATGGGTTTGCTGAGCTGTATG GTTCAAATGGACCACAGTTGTTTACAGTTGAACAGTGGGGTACCCCTGAAAAACTGCCGAGAGCTCATACCTG ctttaatCGCTTGGATTTGCCTCCATATGACTCGTTTGAAGATTTGTGGGATAAACTTCTTCTAGCGATTGAAAATACTCAGGGGTTTGATGGGGTTGATTAA